In Peromyscus eremicus chromosome X, PerEre_H2_v1, whole genome shotgun sequence, the sequence TAAGAACTGTGACTTTGGACAAGTTACTTAAAATTGCTGAGTCTCAGCTTCCTTATGTGGACGGAGAGGCCTAAGAGCACAAGCATGTTCTTTATGTAGAGACTATGTGGATGACACACCATCATGGACGCAGCATAGGTCTGACCCTTCCCGGGTGCTCAACAAACATTGGACAGACTAGCAAAACACTTTCCCTCTAGCAAGTGCCCACCCAGTCTATGTATACAGTCAGACACCgagtttatttttagaaaaaagagcaaagTTTATTGAAATTTCAAGCTACATCTGAAAAATCAAAATCCAAATCCTGAAGACATACAGCAGGATAAGGTGTCAGAAAGTGGAAAGTGTTCACTGTCACAGAACCTCCTTACACAAACTTCCTGGGTATATCTCCCAGCCCCCCAAGGGATCAAAACTATCCTCCTCTTATCCACCACAGGACTCCATCCTTTGATTAATCCCAAAGTTTCccacaagaacaaaaaaacaaaaaacaaaaacactccctaaaaacaaaaaaaaacccaaaacaacatcaaaacaaaaccaacaacaaaaacaaaaacaatttaaaaaaaaccttctcAAACAAAAATGTGAAGTCCAAACTGATCTTCTCTCAACCCCATTCTATGTAGTCAGCACCAATGAATGGTGGGTTTGGCATTCAAAAGAGGACTTCACGTGTCTTCAGTGGACAGGTGGGGAGGGCTGCAGCAGCAAGGCATCTGTGGCTGCGTTGTGAGGCTGGTCCCCCTCTCCCTTCGTTATATCTTGAGACTTAGTTAATCTAAAGGACAAAGTGGATCAATTTGGTAAATTAGCACAGTCCAAAATTTAGCTTTAAGAGATAAGGGACCAGTCAGTACTCCCAAAGCTGATTAGGCCCTTCAACATgtaggtgtatgtgtatatgtatacatcaCTACACTAAGATATATCTAGCCCTATGggtatatatatgcatttatggCTATATAGAAAAACTATGCCAATACTAACCAAACAGAACTTTGTAAGCGGTCATCCCAAAGCTGTAATCCCACACTGGGCTGTGCACAAAGCCATGCATTATACCATATTAACCAACAGAAGGCTGACTTGGCTCAATCtctcccatctctgcccctgactgggcaagacagaggaaaagagagaggttGCCTCTGCTTAAAACACAAGTGGCTTCTTCATAGGAACAGTCGTTGTCAGATGAAGCTGTGGAAGATGTCCATGGAAATGAGAAACAGACCCCTTATACTTTCTGGAGCACACTGGCATTACATCTCAAACTACTTTCTCCTTTGCCAGCTGTAACTAAGTTGCCCAGGCCCTGGAAGCCCCTGGGGCCCGGTAGCATGAGAGGCTCACTGGCTTGGGGTTACTAGGCCCCATGCAACTCAGTCTCCAGAGACCTGCTCTTTGTCAGGGGTCTGTCACTGAAGTGGACCCAGATGGCCATGTCCTTGGGACATCTCTTGGCACCAGCTATGTTAGGTGTAAAGTTCTCCACATGAGATGACGCTTGGGGAGCCAAAAAACAAactggaaagaactaggtagaacaAGTTGTGGCTCTGCCCACCCTGAGGACAGAGCCACTTACACCGCAGAACCACCAGGGGCTTCTGCGGTTTCTGGGGCTTCAGGTGCTGGCTCTTCAGGACTCAGCCGGGACTGGAACTTTTCCAGCTGCTCTGGGCTTGCCAGGGTCTTCAGGAGGGTGTTCTCACGCTCCAGCTGGGAGTTCTTCTCCACCAGCTCACGGATCTGCTCCTTCAGGatctccacctcctctctcaCAGCATACATCAGATGATTCTTCACTAGATCCTGCCACGGAACAAAGCTATTTGTTAGCCATCATGGCCCCTCCGCAGCACTATCACCCTGCTATCAATCTGCTGCACTGACCTTTATGCCACCACCATGCAACCCTCACACAGCATATTGTGCCTGAAGCTCAAGTCTTCATGCCCTCTTCTCTGACACACTTAAGACTCTTGTTTAGGAGAGGTGCAAGATTTGGGCCATGCCAGGGTTGGGAGTCTAACTTTGTTCCAGACCCTCCAAATTACTAATGACTTTCAAGTCCGACTAGGTTAAGACCTTTCTTAGTTTGTCCTGCTGCTGGCACAAATCTGGGGGAAGCCTACAGTGCACCCCCACATTGTTGATCTGCTTTATAAACATTCACCAATAATATGAAATTGTGATGGTCTAAAAATGCCATCTATTTTGGCATTTTCTCCCCTGCACATAACGCAGTACATCGAGTCACAGTTGTCTCGCAGACTCAAATAGGATACATGAACCTTGCTCTGGGGAAGGGGCAGAATTTTCCACACCCTTTGAATTTACTGAGGGACAGGGAACTGTGACATTAAGCTCCACAGCACAGTTGAGTAGCTTATCACTGCAAGAAGTCCCAAGCCTCTGCAGCATTTTTGCTGTTTGGTGGAGTGTGATCTCTACCTAGTAAGAAGCAGGCCAGCAAAAGGGTGGGGtgctttgctttctgtttcctcccaACTCCTGACCCCAGCCCAGGATCTGCAGAGGCACTGCAGTGCAACTGCATCCAATGAGCTCTGGCCCCTGCCAACTGCAGGAGACAGACAAATCCAAGAGTCGCAGCTCTCACCTTGCACCACTCAGGAGGGAGCCAGAGGCTGCTGCAAAGTCCTGGGATGGAGGAGGAGTTAAAAGGGAGGTGGTGTAGCAAGGGCAGTCTGGGAATGTCCTAAAAGGCATCCTGCTAATTGTACTAAGGTCTCCAGTGAGGATGGGAAGCTGGCAGTTATTTTCCTTAGGGTCCTGGCTAAACGCTTTTGCATCCACCCCCTCAGACCTGTCCAGAGTTACATAAGCTGCAGCTAAGTCAGGGGACGGTAATGACGCAGTGATGTCACTCACCATGGCCTGCTCAATCTTGTTGTCTAGGGCCACCACGCTGGCTCCGGAGGCACTGCCAAGACAAAAAGCAAAGCCACCCATTACTCACTCTAAGTCCAAGGCAGCTGTGGCCGAAGTCCTCCATCTGCCTAGGGtcttcctctctccagcctccctggcCTGAGTTCCAGGCACTTTAGTCTTTAGgtccctctccagcccctgcaggaAGCTGCACTTCTCTAACCCCGCTAGCCTTGCTCGGGCGCCGCCCTGAGTTCCAACGGATTGGAGCCCCGCGCGGTTTCTGAGGCGCCCGGGCCTCAGAGGCCTGCTTTAGGGCGATTTGCAAACAATAGAGCGCGCGCCCGAGGGAACCCCCCCTGCTGCGGGCCCCAAAGGTCCCAGGCAAACCTACCGATCTCCGAACCTAGCTAAGAATTCCTTCTCGATTCAGAAGCTTGCGGCCTTCTCCCAGACTGTGCACAGCCAGCCCCAGCCCTGCCTAGCTCGCCTCCCTTTTGCCTTCACCAAGGCAGCTGCTGGCTCTCACCGCGCAGCAGCCGCAGGGACGCTCCGCCGGCGGATCCCAGCACGgaggtgaccccccccccaccccccgcgtcCCCTACTCCCGCCCCTTCCCAGGATGCTACACCGCGGGGAACAGGGACCAGAGCAAGGCTAGCGAGCTCTGAGATCCACCTTGGTGCCCAGCCCCTGTCGGCTCCGCGCCTCAATTCAGCATGAGAGCTCGGGCTAGTGGTTACCTGTTATCCAGTTTAACGGAAACCACATCCCCtccaagcagagaagagaagaaggagatggagaaatTGTGCAGCTGATAGACCGCCACCTCCATGGGGGTCTGATACATTTCGGTGTTCATGATTCAATTTGCCCGGGAGCTGTGGCTGGTTTGGGCGGCTGCTGGCGCGCTGCTGTGGGATAGGCTCTGGAGCCGCAGTCCGGCCCTGGAGCTAGGCGTAGGAGGAAGGCTGCAGTGCAGAACCTGAGCAAGTCAGGCACTTCCAAGCTGAAGTTGAAGGGAAGTGGCTCAAGGGGTGTCACCAAGTGTGTCACAAACTCCACAGCCGCCAGTCCAACCCAGACTCAGAGATAATTTCGGCTCCCACTTCTTTATATAGGAGGAGCCGGCTGCGTCACATGGCGTCAGGGGCCATGCAAATGAGTCCTGTACTGGGCTTTGTGGCCCAGTTAAACCACATCCCCCTCCGTGAACCTTAGTCAGGGAGTGTAAACAGTTCAGCACTTTCTTGTGCCAATTGGCATCTCCAAAGAGGACTTTGGAGGCTGGTAAAAAACAAACTGAAGCTCATttctagagaaagaagaaatgctcTAGCAGGAGGTAGAAAGCATTCAGTAGAGGGCGGTACTGCATTTAAAAGCTTTCCCGGTGCCAGTCAATGTGCTCTAACTGGCTTTGCAATgctcttctgtcactctctgaaTGCCCACCCCCACCATTGGGAGTCTCACTTTCTCCAGCTTACTGCCCCCTCAGTCAGTCTCTTTCCTTGGACACAGACTTTCCATCTGTATGTTCACTCTCTCAGCAATGCAGCTGTCCAGCAAAGCATCAGCCAGATGCTTACCCAGCCTGGTCCAAACTCCAGAACCTGCTTAACTCATCTCTTCCTTGAGAAGTACACGTATGGGAATAATGGGTGGTCTGCATGTGATACACTCACAGGTCTGCACTAatctgtgagtgtatgtgtatgtgggaaaGGGTGCCCAAGAACTGATGGGATGGGCACACACTAGGGAGAAGTAGGTGGGTGGTAGACGATGTGGAAAGAAGACAGCATAGTGGAGTTGGCAATGGACTGACCACAGATGTCAATCGTTTTCTCTTTGGTCTCTACACCCTACTCTgcaaagaaaatacattcaacactATTACCTGAGAGCTCATGtccctatttatttttatttgatgtgtatgggttttttttgctggtatgtatgtctgtgtaccacaggagtgcctggtgtctgaggccagaaaaaggcacgggatcttctgggactggagttacagaagatttgagcaaccatgtgggtgctggcaattgactgggtcccctggaagagtagccagttctcttactgctgagccatctctccagccctgtttttacttacttacttacagGCTGGGTTTGtatatgtagctcaagctggcatCCAATCACAattctcccaaatgctgagattataggctgtACCAACATGACTTGGCTAActagttttaaaaaacatttcttaatcTTTCTTATAAACAGCAAGCTGAAGAAGAAAACTACAAATCAAAGTTACATATAAACTGCCTCAGGAAAATAGCTCCCTGTGATGACGTAACAGTGTAAACAGGAGCCCTGAGGAAAGGAAGATTTAGGATTTCTCCAGGTGTTCCCAAGCTGAGAACCCTGAAGAACTGACACCAAGAGGAACTTGCCTcccaggaatctttttttttttttttttttttttggtggagctgaggaccgaacccagtgCCTTGTtcttgctaggcaaatgctctatcactgagctaaatctccaaccccatcCTGGGAATCTCAAAGTGTTGATAACAGTTCCATCTACATGTGCAtagttcctgtttttttttcaacttttgttTTACCATTCCTATAAAATATGAACTAATGAAAGATACAAGAAATCCAAAGAGAAACtccatcggggggggggggatttggcCAAACTATAAATAAATGCACCTTTATTTACCCACTTCTGTTTGCTTTAGACTACAGGAAACTAAGCTGGTACGTTGTAGACCTAAGTGTCCAGTAGCAATGGGTCCAACTATACATATACCATTGAAGAGTACTTAATGATGCCATAAGAAAATGAGGTTTCTGTTGTCTAATTACACATGTTTgcatcaaaatatattttcattcttttgggtattaaaaagaaagaaaggaagaaaagaaaaagaatgaaaaaggagGTGGCACCTAAGCCTTGAGGTTCTTTCTTCTTGCTCCTCCTATGAGAGGCCACCTGGTGGACAAAATTAGAACTGCAAACATAAGAAACAacgtgggcagagaaaggagtaAGTGATGCAATCACCAATACTGTTTACACCAACCCAGGACTAGAGGAACATTAGGTTCCACCAACATATACCATAGTTTGCATGGTGTTAAGGCAAGTACACATAAATCAGTGCTCCACAAGCTATGGTCCAATGAAATAACCTAGTGCAATCATTCTATTGGAAAAGTACTGGGACCTCTTATCAGCAAAGGAGGTAATTATTTGCTTCAGGATATTTCTTAGATAGGTACCTGGTACTGACACCCTGGCTAAGGCCCCAGCCAAGTCCAATCTGAAGACCTTGACTTCCTCCTGGCTTTTAGTGCATTTATGCCACTAAACAGTCACTGTTTTCAGCTATAGAATAGGGCTGCACTGGTAGATTTCAATGCTAACAAATTCAATGCCCACTGCAGTTGCAAAGAGCTGACCAATAAATGCAAGCAAATCTTTTGCACAGCCCATTTTATACCATTTTAGGTAGGAGATAATGCCAACCTCAGGACATTGTTAACTtcaggctctctgaatgtggTGTTTGCACTAAGTGGTGTGCGGCAGAGAGAACAAAGTATAGATAGTATTTATAGGTCATCAAGAATGTTATCTAAAGAGGAAAGAAACCTTTTACATTAGCAGCTTACCTGCTCTTGGAGTTCCCTGATTTATGAATCTTCCCTCTGCCACCTAGGGCTTTCTTAGTCTGAAAGAACttctgagttgatttttttttattgttttgttattttttcctaAACTACTGCTACTTATCCCAAGATTCCTAAGGAGATGGTGAGAAGGCAGTGGGAGGTAGAGATAAGACAGGTTGGCAGGGGCAAAATATCACCAGGAAAATGGGTACAAGAGAAGTAAAACAACCATTTTAGTGCGTATTTCCTCATTTGGAAACAGTAACAGAGATATCCAGGTACTttgaggggagaagagaaaagaggaaatgggGGCTGCTCACAAGGTTGAATTGAATTGCTAACTAATTatacttcaaataaaaaaaaagctgagtttGAGATTCACTGACTGTAATAGCTACCATTAATGGAGCACCAGTTATGGGCCGACACTGTGCTGGCTATAACACAAACCTTGCATTTTGGGCGCTATCACTAtcatttacaaatgaagaaactgaaggtCTGGCTACCTTGCCCAATGTTGCTGGCATCCTACAGGAATTTCCCCTtcaccctttctttcctccttaccCTTCTCTGACTCCTCCAATTCATTCCTCCAACTTCAGTAATCTCTGCTCTTTCAGTAAATCTACTTCCTGACCCACAATTATCCATTAGCTGGtatagtaaaaaaacaaaacaaactgtgtTTCTAGGTCAGTAGATTTGTACTAGAGTCCTATTTCTGCAACATTGGTGGTACACAAGGGGTTCTAAGGCCAACTTGGAggttatttatctatctatctatctatctatctatctatctatctatctatctatctatttattatgtatacagtgttctgcctgcatgtatccctgcaggccagaagcgggcaccagatctcattacaaatggttgttagccaccatgtagttgctgggaattgaactcaggacctctggaagaacagccagtgctcttaacctctgagctctctctccagccccaaactttgAGTTTTAAGCATAGTCAGCTTTTCTGACACTTGGAGATTGGAAAAACATTCAAACTGTCCCTAAGAGCTTTAGAAGAGGGCCATGTTCATTTAGATCAGTTCAAAATACAGTTGAGAAGTCTTCAAAGTCATGTCAATCTAAGAAATGGGAGCTACTAATCTAAACTGGTAGTTCCAGAAAGGAATGAATATATAGTTCCAGAGCACACACTATTCCAAATAAACCGTGTGGTCTTAGAATAACAATCACAATCTAGTCAAACCTCAAGTTTTTGGGCCCCCACTTACTGACTTCCTTAGTTAAAcctccccattttttttcttattcttgctTTAGTCTTTATACTGAGGTCAGTTAGAAAATAGGATTAGctaggcattgtggcacatgcttttaatcccaagaggcagaagcagaggcagaggcagaagcagaggcagacagatttctgtgagttcaaggccagcctggtgtacatagagagttccaggttagccagggctacacagtgaacctttgtcaaaggaaaggaaaggaaaggaaaaaggaagggaaaaaggaaaggaaaaaggaaaggaaaggaaaggagggagggaaggagggaaggacaaGTTTATACCAAGAACTtggctgtatttttgttttttctgactGTCCCACTATCCTTTGGATTCAGCCTACACTTAGACCAATCTCTCTTCTGCTATATGCCCATAGTTCTGTTATGTGAGAAGTAGGCTTTATCTCAGTTTCCAGAAATGACTGGATCTCAGGGttagatacagaaaaaaaacctGATGTAAATGTCTCTATACAAAGATTTTCTAATAACAAGGACAAAGgagattgggggagggggttgagaCTAAATGGTTAGTTTTCTGGTTAACCCTCAGCATGCTAGAAAACTCTTCTGTTCAAAACAGTTGCACTAACTCTTGAGTGGGTGAAAGATTGCACAGTACATTATATCCATTATCTAGTCTAATACTTCTGAGGAAAATGCTGATCTTATCCTTTTGTCTTGCACAAATGGACTCCATACAGGGACTAGCAACTCAAGGCTTCAACAGTCCAGCAACATCAACATTCAGAAATATTTCTAAGCCTCTTCTTTATATCCCACAACTTATAAATATAGCCTAGATCTGGAGTTAGCACACCAGCAGTACCTGCTAATGAGCTAGGGCCTTCACTGGCTTTTACTTTTAGCCCTAATGCCATAGTACGTTGCAATGAAGCAGATATAAATGGCCCTACCTCCTTCAGGGGTGACTTCCTAAAGGAGGGTGTTGTAATAAGGATAGGTCAACTCTCCTCATTTCAGGAGGCCCTGTAAGGTAGTTTATTGTTTGAGCTGGAAGAATATGTTCACATTCCCATTGGTCTGTTTTACTTTAAAAGCCAAAGTCATCAGGACAAGTGCCCCTGCTACTTTGGGTTCCCACAGGACAGTAGATAGGTAACTGGGGAAAATCCTAGCAGCAGAAGCCTCACATGGGATCTCAGCATGCTGCAAAAGGGTGGAGAGCAGGCTCGGGTGGGTGTGGTAGGTTGGAGGAGGCAGTGAGGGGGAACATCTTACTTCCCTTTTTGTCACACTTGAAGCATTGTGTACCACACAGCCAGAAGGAAATTATTTATAGGCAAGTCTTCCGTATTTTCTACAGGGAATGTTCCACCCAAGGATTCAGCAATATTACTAGCAAAACACAGGGTCCTATGTCAGGAGAAGCGGAAAAGGACATGATGCGAGAGGTGTGGGACCAGCCACAAAATAAACACTGGGTTAGGAGCTAGAAAGGGAAATACAAAAAGGATATTGAGCGCCTGAGCATTAGTACAGTGTTAATGGGACGGGTCAAAAACCATCCCTCCCCACTTAATCTTCCACCAGAGCCCCTTCTGTGGGAGGCTCTACCTAGTTCTGGTTACTTACTTGTCCCATTTTCTGAAGAGGCTGGGGGAATAAGGAGGCTGAAATGCCATGGTATAAtctgttcttgtttctttcttatcttctctcttcccctctggtTCCACTCCAATGTGGGAGACTATAGACAGGAAGGCCACTGCCACTTACATAGTTATTTTGACTTCATGGAAAATCCCCAAAGTGCAGAAGGAGGGAAGCAAGAAGAAAAGACGGTGACAGTGAAAGTGCCTTGTTCTCTGTAGATCATGTGAATTGCCTTGCATGGCCAGAACCCAGACCCTTAACTTTGTTGGGCAGGAAAGTGGGGAGGATGTAGATGCAAATGCAGAAGGCAGTGGTGTTGGGGGGGAGCAAGGAGACTCCTGGTAGAAAGATGGATACTCTCTTGGAGAAGCAGCTCTAGCAAATGATTTGGGGCACACCCTGGCACTGGATGATGGCAAGAGCAATGAATTGTGCCTTTCAGCTCCCTCCTGGACAGGGTCCCATGTGAGCTTCACAAACAATCTCTGAGTGACATAGGGATAGGAGGCAGAACTGAACTCCATTTAAACAAGGCATTCTGCCCTCATCCCCCGCTGCCCTCATTCACAGAAGTAAACAGTGCTCTTGTTAAATCACCTTCATTACCCCAACTCTGATGGCTAACTATGGGGAGGTCTTGTATTGGAGTCTCAACAGGACTGAAAATATTGATGACTTATTCAGGAATGCAGGTTAACCCCAGTGGATCTCGAATTTCATGAACCTTGTGTCACTATTTATGCCTGTCTCCTTTCCTTGTAAGCCTTGTGGCAGGCGCAATCAACCTCCATAATTTTTCCAAACCTTCTTCTCATTTTCACCCTTACCAATGTATCTGTAAATTTCCTGAAAAAGAGGCTTGTAAAATTAACCCAGGTAAAAAGCAATACAAGACATAAATTAGACTTCCTTCTAGAGTATCTTAAGTTTGTGGCATGTTCAGAAGTTCTCCCTACTGTTAGACCTTGGTGAAAGGTTtatgtaaagaaaacaaaacaaaacaaagaagtagGGTTTGGCACAGGAGTGTAGCTTGGAGTTCACGAGAACCATACCACTCCCACCTCTGGGCAGCACGATTTCCAAGTGAAGAGTAAAGTTTCCTTAtttccatcctctcctctcttttgccATTGCCTCCTGGAGCTGGTAATACAGCAGCCACAAAATATAGAGTTTTTGTAGGATCTATGTTTTCTCTGACACCGAGACTGACAGTGCCAAGAAAGGTTGTAATGGGGTTCACTTCTCCCTGCCATATGGTTGACCTTTCTCCCTTGGCCAGCTCAGTCTTAGTCTCATTCCATATCCTTTATGAAGCAGGTACTGGGGTTGTTTGGACCCCTAACCCCAGGCCAAGAGACACATTCACAAAGGCAAGTAACTGCTTTCTGAAAATCTCGGTGCACTGTAGCCTTACAGAGGCTGGGGAAAATAAGAGTATAATACAGCAGATAACCGTGTTTGTTGATCTGCCCCAGCTTATACAGGTCAAGGAGACACTAGCAGGGCCTTCTCACCTACTTTGCTCTGTGAAGCCATCCTGAGAGCCAAAATTCCAAATCATTTTTTCTAGCAGTTGCCAAGGTTACTTTGATTGGTACATCAATGACTTGAGGCTACTGAAAATGCttaggagacaaaaaaaaaaaaaaaaaaaaaaaaaaaaacaaaaaaaaacaagaggacTATGTTAGGGTGGCAGAGACACGGACAAGGGGCTTGCTAATAAGGCAGAGGACCTTGTCAGGGAGGCACAGCTAGCAGGCAAGGGATTTGCAAAGAGGGCATAGGCTCTAAGGTGGAACACCTGGCTCCATTGTGTGCCCCACAATAGAACAGGTGACCTTTGAAGTGATACAAGTTCTCTAAGGAATATAAGGATGGTTAATAATGTCAGCCTCTTCAGGGCTTTCGGCTCCTAAAGCCACAATGGGTCTTACATTGTGCTCAGTAAAGCCCCCTTTACATCACAGCAGAGTTATTCACCAAACAGTCACTGGAGGTGGATCCTTGGGCCTCTTTTGTGGGACTCTATAACTTGTGGAGAGAGGCTCCACAGGTTTCAAAGGGTCTTGTCTGTCCACACCCTACCCTGGGGCTTCCTGGATGGTGAGAAGGCAGCCCAGACGGAGTGGGAGGCTGTGGCGGGGATACAGAAATTGGTGGGGAAGTAGGGGGGTACACTGCTCTTAAAACGGaaagcaggccgggcggtggtggcgcacgcctttaatcccagcactcgggaggcagagccaggtggatctctgtgagttcgaggccagcctgggctaccaagtgagttccaggaaaggcgcaaagctacacagagaaaccctgtctcgaaaaacaaaaacaaaaacaaaaacaaaaaaaaaaaaaaaaaaaaaaaaaaaacagaaagcagagaaatagGTCGAATTATTCCTTGGGCAGGGCCCCCTAACCATGGGAACAGTGCCAGAGAACACTGAAAGGAGTGATGGGAGTGGTTAAGGAAGGCTTCTCAACACGTTTAAGAAATGCTGACAAGGAATACACACACCTTCTCAggaataaagaggaaaaacacACATTCTCATATCCTAACCCATGCAAACACCTTTCTCAACCTTTCTTACAGTCTGATTCCCGGAGACAGTCAGGGAAAGAAGGCCATTCCTTCCacagcctccctctccctccatccctctgctCTTCCTTGGCTGTTTCCAGCTTCCTTATGTTCTCAAAGGGTAGCAAGATGACAAGATATGACAAGACAACATAAACTCTAGAGTTTAAGTCAGCGTCAAAAGTTATGGCCTCTATTCTGACATTCAGAGCCAGCTATGTGTTGTATAAGAAGTCACAAGTGACAGGATCTTAGAAGAAACTTGGAGTGGCATTCAGATGGTCACTAGAGAAACCAGCTTTAAGCACTGAACTGCATGCTGGGAATAGGAAATCCTTGGCACTGCCAGGATTACAGTTTTCAAAGTTGTCAATTATACGTTATGAGAGAGTCTTTTAAATAAAGGTGAAATAGAGACAGGCAACATTTGTACACAATCAATCATATGGGATGCCTAAGGAATGACTCCCACAGGTTCTTCCTGAGGACAGTTCTAATTAGGGCCAGTCCTGGCTTAAGTGCTTTCTGTGATTGGCTACCTTTGAGTGTGATTTGAagggcagaggaaaa encodes:
- the Tsc22d3 gene encoding TSC22 domain family protein 3 isoform X2, whose protein sequence is MNTEMYQTPMEVAVYQLHNFSISFFSSLLGGDVVSVKLDNSASGASVVALDNKIEQAMDLVKNHLMYAVREEVEILKEQIRELVEKNSQLERENTLLKTLASPEQLEKFQSRLSPEEPAPEAPETAEAPGGSAV
- the Tsc22d3 gene encoding TSC22 domain family protein 3 isoform X3, producing the protein MDLVKNHLMYAVREEVEILKEQIRELVEKNSQLERENTLLKTLASPEQLEKFQSRLSPEEPAPEAPETAEAPGGSAV